In Hevea brasiliensis isolate MT/VB/25A 57/8 chromosome 13, ASM3005281v1, whole genome shotgun sequence, a single genomic region encodes these proteins:
- the LOC110638294 gene encoding protein LIGHT-DEPENDENT SHORT HYPOCOTYLS 4: MSAAIAAAAAAAAVACNSTVSSRNGNNHQQLQQVTLSPPTVPQPPPSLPLSRYESQKRRDWNTFGQYLRNHRPPLALSRCSGAHVLEFLRYLDQFGKTKVHNQTCPFFGHQHPPAPCPCPLKQAWGSLDALIGRLRAAFEENGGLPETNPFGARAVRLYLREVRDEQAKARGIAYEKKKRKKPQQHKQQQQLQSSNGHNNQIQHGGGGGGGGRGGVSGGFAERNMLSRAMVNMGDLSVFN, from the coding sequence ATGTCAGCTGCCATCGCCGCCGCCGCCGCCGCCGCTGCAGTGGCTTGCAATTCTACAGTTTCATCAAGAAATGGAAACAATCATCAACAGCTGCAACAGGTAACCTTATCACCACCAACAGTGCCACAACCGCCGCCATCGCTGCCATTAAGTCGTTATGAATCCCAAAAGAGACGAGACTGGAATACTTTTGGCCAGTACCTCAGAAACCACCGCCCACCCTTAGCACTATCCCGGTGTAGCGGCGCTCATGTCCTGGAGTTCTTGAGGTACCTTGACCAGTTTGGCAAGACAAAGGTGCATAACCAGACTTGTCCATTTTTTGGTCACCAGCACCCACCAGCTCCTTGCCCTTGTCCACTTAAGCAGGCGTGGGGAAGCCTCGACGCGCTGATCGGACGCCTCCGAGCAGCCTTCGAGGAAAACGGCGGCCTGCCTGAGACCAACCCTTTTGGTGCACGCGCTGTCAGACTATACCTTAGGGAAGTGAGAGATGAACAAGCTAAGGCGAGAGGGATAGCTTacgagaagaagaagagaaagaagcCACAACAACACAAGCAGCAGCAACAGTTACAATCTTCAAATGGTCACAATAATCAAATTCaacatggtggtggtggtggtggtggtggccgcGGCGGTGTTAGTGGTGGATTTGCTGAAAGAAACATGCTAAGTAGGGCGATGGTTAATATGGGGGATTTGTCGGTATTTAATTAA
- the LOC110638314 gene encoding pentatricopeptide repeat-containing protein At4g21300 gives MCYKKLYPIHKCFSNVISSWKAKSIHTISRNGSINLLVSFHNTQELELLLQAFSDPSNFLQAKQIHAQSILHGITNSGLLGARILGMYVLCDNFADAKKMFYQLELYFAMPWNWMIRGFNKLGRSDFALLFYFKMLGCGVCPDKYTFPPVIKACGGLNNVRLGKMVHDTMFLMGFSVDEFVGSSLIKLYAENGCIEDARCLFGKMPHKDCVLWNVMLNGFVKCGESNSAILVFEEMRNCETKPNSTTFASVLSVCASEAMLQFGTQLHGLVVSCGFQFDPRVANTLVAMYSKCGQLFDARKLFRTMPETSVVTWNGMIAGHVQNGFMNEASHLFSEMIAAGVKPDSITLASFLPSIIESASLRQGKEIHGYMVRHDVTLDLFLKSALIDIYFKCRDVEMACKIFNQNTVIDIVVCTAMISGYVLNGLNNDALDIFRWLLQEKMCPNAVTLASILPACAGLATLKLGKELHAYVLKGGLDGKCHVGSAVVDMYAKCGKLDLAHQVFSRMSEKDVICWNAIITNCSQNGKPQEAIHLFRQMGMQGMNYDCVGISAALSACANLPALCYGKEIHGFMIKGALNFDLFSVSALIDMYGKCGNLSTARHVFDMMQEKNEVSWNSIIAAYGSHGHLEESLALFHKMLQDGIQPDNVTFLTILSACGHAGQVDKGIQYFRCMTEEYGIPAQMEHYACMVDLFGRAGRLNEAFETIKSMPFSPDEGAWGTLLGACRLHGNSELAEVASGHLLDLDPENSGGYVLLSNVHANAGQWGNVRKIRSLMKERGVQKVPGYSWIEVNNITHMFVVADGSHPQSALIYSLLNNLLLELRKEGYVPQTCIPMHPQTFGLS, from the coding sequence ATGTGCTATAAAAAATTGTATCCCATTCATAAATGCTTCTCAAATGTTATTAGTTCCTGGAAAGCCAAGTCCATACATACAATCTCCAGAAACGGCTCAATCAATCTACTTGTTTCATTCCACAACACCCAAGAGCTTGAGCTACTCTTGCAAGCTTTTTCTGATCCTTCCAATTTCCTACAAGCCAAACAAATTCATGCCCAGTCCATTCTTCATGGCATCACCAACAGTGGCCTGCTGGGAGCGAGGATTTTGGGCATGTATGTTCTTTGCGATAATTTCGCAGATGCTAAGAAAATGTTTTATCAGCTTGAATTATACTTTGCCATGCCCTGGAATTGGATGATCAGAGGGTTTAATAAATTGGGTCGCTCTGATTTTGCTTTGTTGTTTTACTTTAAAATGTTAGGGTGTGGAGTTTGTCCTGATAAGTATACTTTTCCTCCGGTGATTAAGGCTTGTGGTGGTTTGAATAATGTGAGATTGGGTAAGATGGTTCATGACACGATGTTTTTGATGGGTTTTAGTGTAGATGAGTTTGTGGGTAGTTCATTGATAAAGTTGTATGCAGAGAATGGTTGTATAGAAGATGCACGCTGTTTGTTTGGTAAAATGCCTCATAAAGATTGTGTTTTGTGGAATGTGATGCTTAACGGTTTTGTGAAATGTGGGGAATCGAATAGTGCTATACTGGTGTTTGAGGAAATGAGAAACTGTGAAACTAAGCCCAATTCAACTACATTTGCTTCTGTTCTTTCCGTCTGTGCTTCAGAGGCAATGCTTCAATTTGGTACTCAGCTTCATGGGCTTGTTGTCAGTTGTGGGTTTCAGTTTGATCCTCGAGTCGCCAACACACTTGTGGCTATGTACTCTAAATGTGGGCAGTTATTTGATGCACGTAAATTGTTTAGAACGATGCCTGAGACTAGTGTTGTGACTTGGAATGGGATGATTGCTGGGCATGTACAAAATGGGTTTATGAACGAGGCCTCGCATTTGTTCTCTGAGATGATAGCTGCTGGTGTTAAACCCGACTCTATTACATTAGCTAGTTTCCTCCCATCAATTATTGAATCAGCAAGTCTCAGGCAAGGTAAGGAAATTCATGGTTATATGGTGAGACATGATGTAACTTTAGATCTGTTCTTGAAGAGCGcacttattgacatatactttaAGTGCCGGGATGTGGAGATGGCTTGCAagatttttaatcaaaatacCGTAATTGATATCGTAGTCTGCACAGCCATGATTTCAGGCTATGTGCTCAATGGGTTGAACAATGATGCTTTAGATATTTTTAGGTGGTTACTGCAAGAGAAAATGTGTCCAAATGCTGTAACTTTGGCAAGTATTTTACCTGCTTGTGCTGGTTTGGCTACTCTAAAATTGGGGAAAGAATTGCATGCTTACGTCCTCAAGGGTGGGCTTGATGGGAAGTGTCATGTGGGAAGTGCAGTTGTGGACATGTATGCAAAATGTGGAAAGCTGGATCTTGCACATCAGGTTTTTAGTAGAATGTCTGAAAAGGATGTTATTTGTTGGAATGCAATAATAACAAATTGTTCTCAGAATGGCAAACCACAGGAGGCCATTCATCTTTTTCGTCAAATGGGGATGCAaggtatgaattatgattgtgtGGGTATATCAGCTGCCCTTTCTGCTTGTGCAAACTTACCAGCACTCTGTTATGGGAAAGAGATTCATGGTTTCATGATCAAAGGTGCATTGAACTTTGATCTTTTTTCTGTGAGTGCACTAATAGACATGTATGGGAAATGTGGAAACTTAAGTACTGCTCGTCATGTGTTTGACATGATGCAAGAGAAGAATGAAGTTTCGTGGAACAGTATCATTGCTGCTTATGGGAGCCATGGTCACCTTGAGGAATCTCTTGCCTTGTTCCATAAAATGTTGCAAGATGGAATTCAACCTGATAATGTAACCTTTCTTACTATATTGTCTGCTTGTGGACATGCTGGCCAAGTTGATAAAGGAATTCAATACTTCAGATGCATGACTGAGGAATATGGTATCCCAGCTCAGATGGAGCATTATGCTTGCATGGTAGATTTGTTTGGCCGTGCCGGCCGTTTGAATGAAGCATTTGAAACCATAAAAAGCATGCCATTCTCACCTGATGAAGGTGCTTGGGGGACATTGTTGGGAGCCTGTCGACTCCATGGCAATTCTGAGCTTGCTGAAGTGGCTTCAGGACATCTACTTGACTTGGACCCAGAAAATTCTGGTGGCTATGTACTGCTTTCAAATGTACATGCCAATGCTGGACAATGGGGAAATGTACGCAAGATAcgaagtttaatgaaagaacgaGGAGTTCAGAAGGTACCTGGGTACAGCTGGATTGAGGTCAACAACATCACTCATATGTTTGTTGTTGCAGATGGAAGTCACCCCCAGTCTGCTCTTATCTATTCATTGCTGAACAATCTTCTTTTAGAGCTGAGGAAAGAGGGTTATGTTCCTCAAACTTGCATTCCAATGCATCCACAAACTTTCGGTTTGTCATAA